A genomic stretch from Theobroma cacao cultivar B97-61/B2 chromosome 4, Criollo_cocoa_genome_V2, whole genome shotgun sequence includes:
- the LOC18603421 gene encoding xyloglucan endotransglucosylase/hydrolase protein 2 — translation MSSPMDYCLMVFFAVLVVHANAAWGVPFEQNYLVEYGSDHIQYFEGHTEVQLTLDQTSGSGFGSKGGYGSGFFQMRIKLPDKDTTRILATFYIISVTSIHDEIDFEFLGGNESFILHTNVFTNGVGGREQQFSFWFDPTADFHTYKILWNDHQIVLFVDEIPIRVFKNITYSGVGYPTQPMRVEGTIWSEDWASNGKPVNWSSAPFRANYQWFGIDGCQAQTLNPQQCHSPDLFWNGQKFWDLDANQRKAYENVRNKFLMYDYCLDRARYPNVPPECQLNG, via the exons ATGTCTTCTCCAATGGATTATTGCTTGATGGTTTTCTTTGCAGTTCTTGTTGTTCATGCAAATGCTGCTTGGGGTGTTCCGtttgaacaaaattatttggttgaatATGGAAGTGATCATATCCAGTACTTTGAAGGTCATACAGAAGTTCAGCTAACTTTAGACCAAACTTCAG GGTCTGGGTTTGGATCGAAAGGGGGTTATGGCTCTGGGTTCTTTCAAATGAGGATCAAGTTACCAGACAAAGACACAACCAGAATCCTCGCAACCTTTTAC ATAATCTCGGTTACGAGTATCCATGACGAAATCGACTTCGAGTTCTTGGGCGGAAATGAATCTTTTATCTTACACACAAATGTTTTCACAAATGGTGTAGGAGGTAGAGAACAGCAGTTTTCATTCTGGTTTGACCCCACAGCCGATTTCCATACATACAAGATTCTGTGGAACGATCATCAAATTGT GCTTTTTGTGGACGAGATTCCCATAAGGGTGTTCAAGAACATCACTTACTCCGGTGTAGGCTACCCGACGCAGCCTATGCGAGTGGAAGGGACCATATGGAGTGAAGACTGGGCATCAAACGGGAAGCCTGTGAATTGGAGCTCAGCTCCCTTCCGAGCCAATTACCAATGGTTCGGCATCGATGGCTGCCAGGCTCAAACTCTCAACCCTCAACAATGTCACTCCCCTGACTTGTTCTGGAATGGACAAAAGTTCTGGGACTTAGACGCGAATCAAAGAAAAGCTTACGAAAATGTGAGAAACAAGTTTCTGATGTATGACTATTGCTTAGATAGGGCCAGGTACCCCAACGTTCCACCCGAATGTCAACTCAATGGCTAA
- the LOC18603422 gene encoding serine/threonine-protein kinase RUNKEL has protein sequence MNHYHIYEAIGRGKYSNVYKGRKKKTIEYFAIKSVDKSQRSKVLQEVRILHSLNDPNILKFYSWYETSAHLWLVLEYCTGGDLMTLLRQDGQLPEDSIHFLACDLVKALQYLHSKGIIYCDLKPSNILLDENGHTKLCDFALARKLSDISKTPSSMLPQAKRGTPCYMAPELFEDGGVHSYASDFWALGCVLYECYAGKPPFVGREFTQLVKSIISDPTPPLPGSPSPSFLNLVNSLLVKDPAERIKWSELCVHAFWRAKFSLVPLPPQPAFENMIELYAKPCLSERNGDRSQSKTPPKYREKDLKGASRKDENSLVGLRGHETPVKNTPIGRKTQIKAPGKGLEEKHKDHSSAIRRVNLLRLSRIAKTNLQKENEKENYRRPLPNNSENESEVKIENNDMELDFDENTEEEVQDEPDGSDTPTCTTEDKFSSQNQQQFKVEERDNNIDRSDGPAVSNLPASDDSKTYDQESSSDQVEVAATPPSGSSQHRNQRIKESPGSALESDYSKSSNNISEVLWHPSDLAVRPVMPSRKSDKMSEVIPSLPFEALQPSDFIKMGKEQLDALNNRIISIFGGNAGIGEKQNVIRYLEMLSNNADAANVLTNGPIMLMLVKMFRQSKTSVLRVQLASLIGLLIRHSTFIEDDLANSGILGALTDGLRDRQEKVRRFSMAALGELLFYISTQNEHARDNNPLESPSKDNRPASGWQVPNSLISLVSSVLRKGEDDMTQLYALRTIENICSQGGHWATRFTSQDVISNLCYIYRAAGKQESMRLTAGSCLVRLVRFSPHCIQSVIDKLSLKDIASALIKGNLREQQISLNILNMAMLGSHMFTNIGRYLLPLVEDKNLVPSLASLIEQGSEVLRGKALVFVALLCKNGRRWLPQFFCNARLLPTVDRLAKEKDNYLQQCLDSFLHVVASTVPALLDGITGDIQQMMGGRRHGQIAALTSRAAPKNNIHLFPVILHLLGSSSFRNRVVTHQVLRQLANLIQVVETPFQGRDDFQITLLRVLESIPEESPVILESPNVFIRGILPSLAVLYKGNKDGNARFLCLKIMFDVMVIFLNEPSLNDQRSEDLKLIANSHFLPLYPALIEDEDPIPMYAQKLLVMLIEFDYIKISDILDLKMVSKCFEFLLGDLTNANVNNVKLCLALASAPEMDSKLLSQLKVVRKIGNLLEFVYAKDMEDFLEPTLCLCRAFLLRSVGSRKDFVYTKEPTLLGDGSSESSGPVDQQQYIRDIIDFGSNVGVLLELSASREANVADIASECVVLLLKAAPREATIGFLTNLPKAGSILEAWRKGISHLLLQRILHAVGYSCRQYLSHAMILSISKPEITRIEGIVADLKSSSIPGLANVASIVISELQRLPRCI, from the exons ATGAACCATTATCACATCTACGAAGCCATCGGCCGTGGCAAATACTCG AATGTGTATaaaggaaggaagaagaagacgaTCGAGTATTTCGCAATCAAAAGCGTCGACAAATCACAGCGGAGCAAAGTTCTTCAAGAA GTTAGGATACTTCACTCTTTAAATGATCCGAATATACTAAAGTTTTACTCATG GTATGAAACTTCTGCGCACTTGTGGTTAGTTTTGGAATACTGTACCGGAGGAGATCTCATGACCTTATTACGGCAG GATGGTCAACTGCCTGAAGATTCAATTCATTTTTTGGCCTGTGATCTTGTCAAAGCTTTGCA ATATTTACATTCAAAAGGAATCATTTACTGTGATTTAAAACCATCAAACATCCTTTTGGACGAGAATGGGCATACAAAG TTATGTGACTTTGCACTTGCAAGAAAGTTGAGTGATATATCTAAAACACCTTCTTCTATG CTGCCACAAGCAAAACGTGGAACACCCTGTTATATGGCTCCTGAATTGTTTGAGGATGGAGGTGTTCATTCTTATGCCTCTGATTTTTGGGCCCTAGGTTGTGTGCTATACGAGTGTTATGCCGGAAAGCCTCCTTTTGTAGGAAGGGAATTCACTCAGCTTGTAAAATCCATCATCTCGGATCCAACTCCTCCACTCCCTGGGAGTCCAAGCCCTTCTTTTCTCAATCTTGTTAATTCTCTCCTGGTTAAAGATCCAGCGGAGAGAATAAAGTGGTCTGAGCTTTGTGTACATGCCTTTTGGAGGGCTAAATTTTCTCTAGTACCTTTACCTCCACAGCCTGCTTTTGAAAATATGATAGAGTTATATGCTAAGCCATGTCTCTCAGAGCGTAATGGTGACAGATCTCAAAGCAAGACCCCTCCTAAATATAGGGAAAAAGATCTAAAAGGGGCTTCAAGAAAGGATGAGAATTCTCTGGTGGGTTTAAGAGGGCATGAGACACCTGTTAAGAATACACCAATTGGGCGCAAAACTCAAATAAAGGCTCCTGGaaaaggattggaggagaagCATAAAGATCATTCCAGTGCTATTAGGCGTGTGAACCTCTTGAGGTTGTCTAGAATAGCCAAAACAAACTTACAGAAGGAGAATGAGAAGGAAAATTACAGAAGGCCCTTGCCAAATAATTCTGAGAATGAATCTGAAGTTAAAATTGAGAACAATGATATGGAACTTGATTTTGATGAGAACACTGAAGAGGAAGTGCAAGATGAACCAGATGGGTCAGATACCCCTACTTGTACGACTGAAGACAAATTTTCAAGTCAGAATCAGCAACAGTTCAAAGTGGAAGAGAGGGATAATAACATTGACCGATCAGACGGTCCAGCTGTGAGTAATTTGCCTGCCTCAGATGACTCAAAAACATATGATCAGGAATCATCTTCAGATCAAGTTGAAGTAGCTGCCACCCCACCCAGTGGCAGTTCCCAACACAGAAATCAGAGAATCAAGGAAAGTCCAGGGTCTGCCCTTGAGTCTGATTATTCAAAATCATCCAATAATATTTCAGAAGTTCTCTGGCATCCTTCTGATCTTGCTGTAAGACCTGTAATGCCAAGCAGAAAATCTGATAAAATGTCAGAGGTAATTCCTTCACTACCCTTTGAGGCTTTGCAACCATCTGATTTCATAAAGATGGGGAAGGAGCAGTTGGATGCCCTCAACAATAGGATCATATCAATATTTGGTGGAAATGCCGGTATTGGTGagaagcaaaatgtgattagaTATCTCGAGATGCTTAGTAATAATGCAGATGCAGCCAACGTCTTGACCAATGGACCTATAATGCTCATGCTTGTCAAAATGTTCAGGCAGTCCAAGACTTCAGTTTTGCGCGTTCAACTTGCTTCGCTGATTGGTTTGCTGATTCGGCATTCTACTTTCATTGAAGATGACTTAGCAAATTCTGGAATTTTAGGTGCACTTACTGATGGTCTCAGAGACAGGCAGGAAAAAGTGAGAAGATTTTCTATGGCTGCTTTAGGGGAATTACTGTTCTATATTTCCACTCAGAATGAGCATGCAAGAGATAATAATCCACTTGAATCTCCATCAAAAGACAACAGGCCTGCATCTGGTTGGCAG GTTCCAAATTCATTGATTTCATTGGTGTCATCAGTTTTACGTAAAGGAGAGGATGATATGACTCAACTTTACGCACTTAGGACAATTGAAAATATTTGCAGCCAAGGAGGACACTGGGCCACTCGTTTCACCAGCCAGGATGTGATCAGTAACCTGTGTTACATTTATAGGGCTGCAGGGAAGCAGGAGAGCATGAGGCTAACTGCAGGATCTTGTTTGGTTCGCCTCGTTCGTTTCAGTCCCCATTGCATTCAATCAGTCATAGACAAACTTTCGCTCAAGGATATCGCATCTGCTCTTATCAAGGGCAATCTGCGTGAACAGCAAATCAGCTTAAATATTCTAAATATGGCTATGCTTGGAAGCCATATGTTCACAAATATTGGACGGTACCTTCTACCATTGGTGGAGGACAAGAATCTGGTGCCTAGTCTTGCGTCTCTTATTGAGCAAGGAAGTGAAGTTTTGCGGGGCAAAGCACTTGTTTTTGTGGCTCTTCTGTGTAAGAACGGTAGGAGGTGGTTACCACAATTCTTTTGCAATGCAAGGTTACTCCCCACAGTGGACAGATTGGCAAAAGAGAAGGATAACTATCTACAGCAGTGTCTAGATTCATTTCTCCATGTCGTGGCATCTACCGTGCCTGCCTTACTGGATGGTATAACTGGAGATATTCAGCAAATGATGGGAGGAAGGCGACATGGGCAGATCGCTGCCCTTACCAGTCGTGCTGCTCCAAAGAACAATATTCATTTGTTTCCCGTCATTCTTCATCTTCTTGGGAGCTCATCTTTTAGAAACAGAGTGGTGACTCATCAGGTCTTGCGGCAGTTGGCAAATCTCATCCAAGTTGTGGAGACACCGTTTCAA GGGCGGGACGATTTCCAAATAACATTGTTACGAGTTCTGGAATCTATCCCTGAAGAGTCTCCGGTAATTCTTGAAAGCCCAAATGTTTTTATCCGTGGAATTCTCCCTAGCCTTGCTGTTCTTTACAAGGGCAATAAAGATGGTAATGCCAGATTTTTGTGCCTGAAAATTATGTTTGATGTGATGGTCATCTTCTTGAATGAACCTTCATTAAACGATCAAAGGTCAGAGGATCTGAAATTGATAGCTaattctcattttcttcctctttacCCCGCCTTGATTGAGGATGAAGATCCCATTCCCATGTATGCACAGAAGCTTCTAGTGATGCTCATTGAGtttgattatattaaaatCTCTGACATTTTGGATCTGAAAATGGTctcaaaatgttttgaatttttgcttGGTGATCTGACCAATGCAAATGTAAACAATGTCAAACTGTGTCTGGCTTTGGCATCTGCTCCAGAGATGGATTCCAAGTTACTTTCGCAGCTAAAGGTAGTTAGGAAGATTGGAAATCTTTTGGAGTTCGTATACGCAAAGGATATGGAAGATTTTCTGGAACCAACCCTTTGCTTGTGTAGGGCTTTTCTTCTGCGCTCTGTAGGCAGtagaaaagattttgtttATACAAAAGAACCCACACTTTTAGGTGATGGTTCTTCTGAGTCAAGTGGTCCAGTTGATCAGCAGCAATACATAAGAGATATAATTGATTTTGGCAGCAATGTTGGAGTGTTGCTAGAGTTAAGTGCATCTCGTGAAGCAAACGTTGCAGACATAGCCTCGGAATGCGTTGTGTTGTTGCTCAAGGCGGCTCCAAGGGAAGCCACAATTGGATTCCTAACTAATCTTCCGAAGGCAGGTTCAATCCTGGAGGCCTGGCGCAAGGGCATCTCTCACTTGCTCTTGCAGCGGATACTTCATGCTGTTGGTTATTCCTGTAGACAATACCTGTCACATGCCATGATACTATCCATTTCTAAACCTGAAATTACACGGATTGAAGGCATCGTTGCTGATCTGAAAAGCTCAAGTATACCTGGATTAGCCAATGTTGCTTCGATTGTAATCTCGGAATTGCAGCGGCTGCCGCGTTGCATCTAA
- the LOC18603423 gene encoding classical arabinogalactan protein 25 produces the protein MASFWFLLLHIMFFMASPLLSLASSQLSSDIPTVSASPVSMSDPPLAPFQELSPDIAPLFPSPGGVVPTTGSSMPTIPSSPSPPNPDDVMAAGPDSAAFPPFGSLPGFSTSHRISVGSLNLAAFPVVAAYCLIQLVRVL, from the coding sequence ATGGCCTCCTTTTGGTTTCTCTTACTACACATCATGTTTTTCATGGCCTCACCTTTGCTATCTTTAGCTTCTTCTCAGCTGAGTTCAGATATTCCTACTGTCTCAGCTTCACCAGTATCTATGTCAGATCCTCCCCTGGCCCCTTTCCAAGAATTATCACCCGACATTGCTCCCTTATTCCCATCTCCAGGTGGAGTGGTTCCTACCACCGGTTCCTCCATGCCCACCATTCCTTCCAGTCCAAGCCCGCCGAATCCCGATGACGTGATGGCGGCGGGTCCCGACTCTGCAGCATTTCCTCCATTCGGATCATTGCCGGGTTTCTCCACTTCTCATAGGATTTCAGTTGGGTCTTTAAACTTAGCAGCTTTTCCAGTTGTGGCAGCATATTGCTTAATTCAGCTCGTTAGAGTactgtaa
- the LOC18603424 gene encoding acyl carrier protein 1, chloroplastic produces MASTTGASLKFTSLSSSFKQTQVPLRGVSNVNSVSFPSLRMRPGSLRFRVSCAAKPETVNKVCEIVRKQLALPDDSSVTGESKFSTLGADSLDTVEIVMGLEEEFGISVEEESAQSISTVQDAADLIEKLMDKNCA; encoded by the exons ATGGCTTCTACAACTGGTGCTTCATTGAAATTCACTTCCCTTTCATCTTCTTTCAAGCAGACACAG GTTCCTCTTCGTGGGGTCTCCAATGTCAACTCAGTCAGCTTCCCATCTCTTAGAATGCGACCAGGGTCATTGCGCTTCCGCGTTTCCTGCGCg GCCAAACCAGAGACAGTGAACAAAGTTTGTGAAATAGTGAGGAAGCAACTGGCACTACCTGATGATTCTTCCGTCACCGGGGAGTCAAAGTTTTCTACACTTGGAGCTGATTCCCTTGACACG GTCGAGATTGTGATGGGACTCGAGGAGGAGTTCGGAATCAGTGTGGAAGAAGAAAGCGCCCAGAGTATTAGCACCGTTCAGGATGCAGCTGACCTGATTGAGAAGCTCATGGATAAGAACTGTGCTTAA
- the LOC18603425 gene encoding vesicle-associated protein 2-2: MAAELLEIHPQELKFTFELKKQSSCLIQLTNKTDQYVAFKVKTTSPKKYCVRPNTGIVKPKSTSDFTVTMQAQRVAPPDLMCKDKFLIQSTIVPFGTAEEDITSDMFSKDSGKHIDEKKLKVFLTSPPQSPVLAPINGELKQDSGHETSSPKDRASSGVENIPPPQRVAEDVVGFETSKDAVELITTKDVLRFDTSKDDTAELRAADGVQSGPAKDVEELKPAKGMVELKSGDDFEELKSKLSFMDSKLKEAERSIMKLTEERSIATREKDKLKGELELLKRKSDVRTIQVGFPFLYVCMVALVSLAVGYFSHL, encoded by the exons ATGGCTGCAGAGCTTTTGGAAATTCACCCTCAAGAACTCAAATTTACTT TTGAGTTGAAGAAGCAGAGTTCGTGCTTAATCCAATTAACCAACAAGACTGATCAATATGTAGCCTTTAAG GTGAAGACTACTTCTCCTAAGAAATACTGTGTCAGGCCCAACACTGGCATTGTTAAGCCCAAATCAACATCTGATTTCACAG TTACTATGCAAGCTCAGCGTGTTGCTCCGCCTGACTTGATGTGCAAAGATAAGTTCCTGATTCAAAGTACAATAGTTCCTTTTGGGACAGCCGAGGAAGATATTACGTCTGACATG TTTTCTAAAGATAGTGGCAAACACATTGACGAGAAGAAGCTAAAAGTATTCCTTACTAGCCCACCACAGTCACCTGTTTTGGCTCCAATTAATGGAGAGTTGAAGCAAGATTCAGGTCATGAAACTTCATCCCCAAAAGATAGAGCATCAAGTGGAGTTGAAAACATACCTCCACCTCAGAGG GTAGCTGAGGATGTGGTGGGGTTTGAGACTTCTAAGGATGCAGTTGAGTTAATAACAACTAAGGATGTTTTAAGGTTTGATACTTCCAAGGACGACACAGCTGAGCTAAGAGCAGCTGATGGTGTGCAGTCAGGTCCTGCAAAGGATGTGGAGGAATTGAAACCTGCAAAAGGCATGGTGGAATTAAAGTCGGGTGATGATTTTGAGGAGTTAAAGTCAAAGCTAAGTTTTATGGATTCAAAGCTTAAAGAg GCTGAGCGTAGCATCATGAAGCTGACAGAAGAGAGAAGCATAGCTACTCGAGAGAAGGACAAGCTTAAGGGTGAACTA GAATTGTTGAAGAGGAAGTCTGATGTCAGAACAATTCAGGTGGGATTTCCCTTCCTCTATGTTTGTATGGTGGCTCTCGTCAGCCTGGCCGTCGGATACTTTAGCCATCTTTAG
- the LOC18603426 gene encoding uncharacterized protein LOC18603426: MAAVVCGSKRSFFEDTSSPAASVSKKLRRCSPSSPSSARFSSPSSSLAHLEVLFPHMDPELLERALLECGKDVDIAIKRLQELCLGAAGATEEKAGPVEEEGLTAQLGTLTNDGEAAAAATVAVQNPAAPENVPVDGAEWVDLFLREMTSCTSMDDAKARASRLLEVVEKSISRSAAQSFEKENIMLREENTVLKRAVVMQHERQKEYQDKVHELQHLRHQLSQYQEQLRNLEVNNYALTMHLRQAQQNSSIPGRFHPDVF, translated from the coding sequence ATGGCCGCGGTAGTGTGCGGGAGTAAGAGATCGTTCTTTGAGGATACCTCGTCGCCAGCAGCTTCTGTCTCTAAGAAGCTCCGGCGTTGCTCGCCTTCATCTCCTTCGTCTGCTCGTTTCTCTTCGCCATCGTCTTCTCTCGCTCACCTCGAAGTCCTTTTCCCTCATATGGACCCCGAGCTTCTGGAGAGAGCACTGCTAGAATGTGGCAAAGATGTAGACATTGCCATCAAGAGGCTGCAGGAACTTTGCTTGGGAGCCGCAGGGGCTACAGAGGAAAAGGCAGGTCCTGTTGAAGAAGAGGGCTTAACTGCACAGCTGGGAACATTGACCAATGATGGGGAAGCTGCTGCCGCTGCTACTGTGGCTGTTCAGAATCCAGCAGCCCCTGAGAATGTGCCTGTTGATGGTGCAGAATGGGTGGACTTGTTTTTGAGGGAGATGACGAGTTGTACCAGTATGGATGATGCCAAAGCCCGTGCCTCTAGGCTTTTGGAGGTTGTGGAGAAGTCCATTAGTAGATCGGCAGCACAAAGttttgagaaagaaaatatcATGTTAAGAGAAGAAAATACAGTCCTCAAACGAGCGGTGGTAATGCAGCATGAGCGTCAGAAGGAGTATCAAGACAAAGTGCATGAATTGCAACATCTGAGACACCAACTGTCTCAGTATCAGGAGCAGTTGCGAAATTTAGAGGTAAATAACTACGCCTTAACCATGCATTTGAGACAGGCACAGCAAAATAGCTCCATTCCAGGGCGTTTCCACCCAGACGTCTTCTAA
- the LOC18603427 gene encoding uncharacterized protein LOC18603427, translating to MDPDLLERALLECGNDVDIATKRLQELCLGAAEATGEKSGPVEEVGTAQLGTLASDGEAAATVAVQNPVAPENVAVDGAGWVDLFLREMMSCTSMDDAKARASRLLEVLQKSISRSAAEEAAQSFHKENIMLKEQIEVLIHENTVLKRAVVIQHERQKDLDDKNHELQHLRQLVSQYQEQLRTLEVNNYGLMMHLRQAQQNNSSIPGCFHPDVF from the coding sequence ATGGACCCCGACCTTCTGGAGAGAGCACTGCTAGAATGTGGCAATGATGTAGACATTGCCACCAAGAGGCTGCAGGAACTTTGCTTGGGAGCTGCAGAGGCCACAGGGGAAAAGTCAGGTCCTGTTGAAGAAGTGGGCACTGCACAGCTAGGAACGTTGGCCAGTGATGGGGAAGCTGCTGCTACTGTGGCTGTTCAGAATCCAGTAGCCCCTGAGAATGTGGCTGTTGATGGTGCAGGATGGGTGGACTTGTTTTTAAGGGAGATGATGAGTTGTACCAGTATGGATGATGCCAAAGCCCGTGCCTCTAGACTTTTGGAGGTTCTGCAGAAGTCCATTAGTAGATCTGCTGCTGAAGAGGCAGCACAAAGTTTTCACAAAGAAAATATCATGTTAAAGGAACAGATTGAAGTGTTGATTCATGAAAATACAGTCCTCAAACGAGCTGTGGTAATCCAGCATGAACGTCAAAAGGATCTTGATGATAAAAACCATGAGTTGCAACATCTGAGGCAGTTGGTGTCTCAATATCAGGAGCAGTTGCGAACTTTAGAGGTAAATAACTATGGCTTGATGATGCATTTGAGACAGGCACAGCAAAACAACTCCTCCATACCAGGGTGTTTCCATCCAGACGTCTTCTAA